A genomic segment from Thermostichus lividus PCC 6715 encodes:
- a CDS encoding RrF2 family transcriptional regulator, giving the protein MELSAKSEYALLALLEMSAAYDQGEPLQIRQIAALHMIPDRYLEQLMATLRRKGLVRSQRGARGGYLLAKPPWQISILEVLNCIEGIDSKLAEKRPDKDDLARNLIRSVWLEACNAANAILATHTLQDLCDRRRAYQHVDVMYYI; this is encoded by the coding sequence GTGGAACTGTCTGCCAAAAGTGAGTATGCACTCCTTGCCTTACTAGAAATGTCGGCGGCTTACGATCAAGGAGAGCCATTACAAATCCGCCAAATTGCTGCCCTGCACATGATTCCCGATCGCTATCTTGAACAACTGATGGCCACCCTACGGCGTAAAGGATTAGTTCGTAGCCAACGCGGGGCAAGGGGGGGCTATTTACTGGCTAAACCGCCATGGCAAATCTCAATTTTAGAGGTACTCAACTGTATTGAGGGGATTGATTCTAAACTGGCGGAAAAGCGTCCAGACAAGGATGATCTTGCCCGTAACCTCATCCGTTCGGTGTGGCTAGAGGCCTGCAATGCTGCCAATGCCATTCTGGCAACGCACACCCTCCAAGACCTGTGCGATCGCCGCCGTGCCTATCAACACGTTGATGTCATGTA